The sequence ATACCCGGTAATGAAACGTATAACCTATTGGCCTCAATCAGTTCTAGGTAACATAGTATACGCATTTATTACAGGCTGAACTTATCATACACATCAAGGTTTGGCCTTCAATTGGGGCGCGTTGCTAGGATGGTCCGCCGTTGCCGGTGCAGTCGATTGGTCGGTATGCCTACCATTGTATGCCGGCAGTGTATGCTGGACAATGGTGTATGACACTATTTATGCGCACCAGGTGAGTTTCTGCATCCACAAACAACCACCCTCACGCTGACCCAAAATGAAGGACAAAAAAGATGACCCCCTAACAGGTATTCGTTCAACTGCCCTTCTTTTCGGAGATAATTCCCGACCTATCTTGAGCGCGTTCGCATTGTCGTCTGTCGGATTGATCGGACTTGCGGGACTTGAAGGCGGAATGGGCTTGGGCTACTTTGCAGGTTTGTTCTCTAGATCATTTGCCCAGCCTAGTATTGATCTTATTGATATGATACCTGGGTAGGCCTTGGGTTGGGAGCTATTCAGCTAGCTCGGATTCTTTACCGCGTTGACTTTGATGATCGGGCTGATTGCTGGAAAGCATTCGTACGTTGTGGATGGTTTGGATTCTG comes from Rhizoctonia solani chromosome 4, complete sequence and encodes:
- a CDS encoding 4-hydroxybenzoate polyprenyltransferase, yielding MVYDTIYAHQDKKDDPLTGIRSTALLFGDNSRPILSAFALSSVGLIGLAGLEGGMGLGYFAGLGLGAIQLARILYRVDFDDRADCWKAFVRCGWFGFWMWAGTTVDYITLLLS